One region of Lujinxingia vulgaris genomic DNA includes:
- a CDS encoding glycosyltransferase produces the protein MRQDSRHIALFMPSLGGGGAERVMLTLARAFAEGGDRVDVIVADGRGAYCDKVPEHVSLIDLKAGRMLRAFVPLVRYLREERPDALLSTIAHANIVAVLASAAARVKTSVWVREASTVSHSLGDNVKAEGLRALMKLAYRRADGVIAVSRGVGEALVEANIVGPEQISTIYSPMEIDAIEAAAEESVDHPWLATARGTREMPLLLAVGRLTEAKDYPNLLHALALLQDQVPCRLLILGEGGKRAELEALVQQLGLSEQVQMPGFVDNPYAYMARADVYVMSSRWEGLPTAPLQAMAVGAKVVLTDCPSGPCEILEDGQWGRLVPVNDSPALAEALAETLQNDGLPDPRSRAQAFDHRVIAEHYRQRMVAS, from the coding sequence ATGCGTCAGGATAGCCGACATATCGCGCTTTTTATGCCCTCGCTGGGCGGGGGAGGCGCCGAGCGGGTGATGCTAACGCTTGCGCGGGCCTTTGCCGAGGGCGGCGATCGCGTCGATGTGATCGTCGCGGATGGGCGCGGGGCTTACTGTGACAAGGTCCCTGAGCATGTGAGCCTGATCGATCTGAAGGCAGGCCGTATGCTGCGCGCGTTTGTTCCCCTGGTGCGTTACTTGCGCGAAGAGCGGCCCGACGCCCTGCTGAGCACCATCGCCCACGCCAACATCGTGGCGGTGCTGGCGAGCGCCGCCGCCCGCGTCAAAACCTCGGTGTGGGTGCGTGAGGCCAGCACCGTCTCGCATAGCCTGGGCGACAACGTAAAGGCTGAGGGGTTGCGGGCACTGATGAAGCTAGCCTACCGCCGTGCCGACGGAGTGATCGCTGTCTCCCGGGGCGTGGGAGAAGCGCTGGTCGAGGCAAACATTGTGGGGCCGGAGCAGATTTCGACGATCTACAGCCCGATGGAGATCGACGCGATTGAGGCCGCCGCCGAAGAGAGTGTGGACCACCCCTGGCTTGCAACAGCGCGTGGCACACGCGAGATGCCCCTGCTGCTCGCCGTGGGGCGACTGACCGAGGCGAAGGACTATCCGAACCTGCTCCACGCGTTGGCGCTCCTGCAAGATCAGGTGCCCTGCCGACTGCTGATTTTGGGAGAGGGCGGCAAACGCGCCGAGCTTGAGGCGTTGGTTCAGCAGCTCGGACTCAGCGAACAGGTGCAGATGCCGGGATTTGTGGACAACCCTTATGCGTATATGGCCCGGGCCGATGTGTATGTGATGTCCTCGCGCTGGGAGGGGCTCCCCACCGCGCCCTTGCAGGCGATGGCCGTGGGCGCGAAGGTGGTTCTAACGGATTGCCCCAGCGGTCCGTGCGAGATCTTAGAAGATGGCCAATGGGGCCGACTTGTGCCTGTGAATGATTCGCCAGCGCTGGCCGAGGCGCTGGCCGAAACGCTTCAAAACGACGGTTTGCCAGACCCCCGGTCTCGGGCGCAGGCCTTTGACCATCGCGTCATTGCCGAGCACTATCGCCAGCGGATGGTGGCATCCTGA
- a CDS encoding NeuD/PglB/VioB family sugar acetyltransferase, which yields MEIVRVPLLNANENELELVEVMVAVGDEVQKGDVLCTVESTKATFDVEAPAAGVVREWPTKEGSRVEVGALLCVLTATADEAYELSADDAAKAAESGDFRATRKAKELAEAHGLDLNEAGLTGVVRERDVRALLGQSQAEDVQKTTEGAVGAGRVHLSDLQVRPSAEQMVMYGAGGHARVLIDMIRQGRPDWELLAALDDGRTPPLDVLGVPIVGSSAELTTLRQAGVRLAALGIGAVTDNARRVGLYQKLVDAGFHVPNLIHPDASVSASVTMGLGNQIFAGAVVSATVRLGDNTIINSGAVVSHDCEIGSHAHITPGAILAGNVKVGAGAVVGMGVTVYLGVTIGEGAMIANGVHIMSDVAPGEVIRASR from the coding sequence ATGGAAATTGTGCGAGTCCCGCTGCTCAACGCCAACGAAAATGAGCTGGAGCTGGTCGAGGTGATGGTCGCCGTGGGCGACGAGGTCCAGAAGGGCGATGTGCTCTGCACGGTGGAGTCGACCAAGGCGACTTTTGATGTGGAGGCGCCGGCGGCCGGGGTGGTGCGCGAGTGGCCGACGAAGGAGGGAAGTCGGGTGGAGGTCGGCGCGCTGCTCTGCGTGCTCACGGCCACGGCCGATGAGGCCTATGAGCTCAGCGCCGATGATGCCGCAAAAGCCGCCGAGAGCGGCGATTTTCGGGCCACGCGCAAAGCAAAAGAGCTGGCCGAGGCCCACGGCCTGGACTTGAATGAGGCCGGTCTCACCGGGGTGGTGCGTGAGCGCGATGTGCGGGCGCTTTTAGGTCAGTCGCAAGCAGAAGATGTGCAAAAAACCACCGAAGGTGCAGTCGGAGCGGGGAGGGTGCACCTGAGCGATCTGCAGGTGCGCCCGAGCGCCGAGCAGATGGTGATGTACGGCGCGGGCGGCCACGCCCGGGTGCTCATCGATATGATCCGTCAGGGCCGCCCGGACTGGGAGCTCCTGGCCGCACTCGACGACGGCCGCACCCCGCCGCTCGATGTCTTAGGCGTACCGATTGTTGGAAGCAGCGCCGAGCTCACCACCCTTCGCCAGGCCGGCGTACGTTTGGCCGCGCTCGGCATCGGCGCCGTCACCGACAACGCTCGCCGCGTCGGCCTGTATCAAAAGCTCGTGGACGCCGGTTTTCATGTGCCCAACCTGATTCACCCCGACGCCAGCGTCTCGGCGTCGGTGACGATGGGCCTGGGCAACCAGATCTTTGCCGGGGCTGTGGTCAGCGCCACGGTGCGCCTGGGCGATAACACGATCATCAACAGCGGGGCGGTCGTCTCCCACGACTGTGAGATCGGCTCCCACGCGCATATCACTCCCGGCGCGATCCTGGCCGGCAACGTCAAAGTCGGCGCCGGCGCGGTGGTCGGCATGGGCGTAACCGTCTACCTGGGTGTGACCATTGGCGAGGGCGCGATGATCGCCAACGGCGTGCACATCATGAGCGATGTGGCCCCGGGTGAGGTGATCAGGGCCTCGCGCTGA
- the asnB gene encoding asparagine synthase (glutamine-hydrolyzing), which yields MCGITGFWTSRTLLHPREVLNAMTDRLEHRGPDSRGILFDEARGIGLGHRRLSILDLSAEGHQPMRSPSGRYDLVYNGEVYNHGELRERVQRARPEIRFRGGSDTEVLLAAIDTFGLQETLESIVGMFAFALWDRQERCLHLVRDRLGIKPLYYGVQAGALLFGSELKALRAFPEFSPAIDRQALGDLLRFNSIAAPRSIFEGIFKLMPGQWLTFEAPDQPPRSRHFWDAGAVARRGLANPFEGTEREAVDALEALLLKVVGDRMVADVPLGAFLSGGIDSSTVVALMQAQSERPIKTFSIGYHEGAYNEAAHAAEVARHLGTDHTERYVSPDDAFAVLPDLPTLFDEPFADSSQIPTFLVSKLARESVIVSLSGDGGDELFAGYNRHLWGPRVAAMHRLPYPLRRALSRALQAPQPAQIDTIYAAVEPFLPDALKMRLPGEKMQKVATLLGLRDAEALYLHLRSNIADPATYIRGIDHHLPAEIAAPPGASAAEAMMFRDQCSYMPDDVLTKVDRASMAVGLEARVPLLDHRLVEFAWSLPLGLKLQNSTTKWVLRQVLYRHVPQSLIDRPKMGFGVPIDSWLRGPLRQWAGDLLSPDALRRQGFLNPEPVQKLWDEHLSGASNHSHKLWNLLSFQAWLTHGIETPEKVRGREAMPA from the coding sequence ATGTGCGGTATCACAGGTTTCTGGACCTCCCGAACGCTTCTTCATCCCCGTGAGGTGCTCAACGCGATGACCGATCGCCTGGAGCATCGCGGCCCCGACAGCCGGGGGATCCTCTTCGATGAGGCCCGGGGCATCGGGCTGGGTCACCGTCGCCTCTCCATCCTCGATCTTTCGGCGGAGGGCCATCAGCCGATGCGCTCCCCGTCGGGGCGCTACGATCTGGTGTACAACGGGGAGGTCTATAACCACGGGGAGCTGCGGGAGCGGGTGCAGCGCGCCCGGCCGGAGATTCGTTTTCGGGGCGGCTCCGACACCGAGGTGCTGCTGGCGGCGATCGACACCTTCGGGCTGCAAGAGACCCTGGAGTCGATCGTGGGCATGTTTGCGTTCGCCCTCTGGGATCGCCAGGAGCGATGCCTGCACCTTGTGCGCGATCGCCTGGGCATCAAACCCCTTTATTACGGGGTGCAGGCCGGCGCGCTGCTCTTTGGCTCGGAGCTCAAGGCGCTGCGGGCGTTTCCCGAATTTTCACCCGCCATCGATCGCCAGGCGCTGGGTGATCTTCTGCGCTTTAACTCCATCGCGGCGCCCCGCTCGATCTTTGAGGGTATTTTTAAGCTGATGCCCGGCCAGTGGCTCACCTTTGAGGCCCCGGACCAACCTCCCCGCTCGCGCCATTTCTGGGACGCCGGGGCCGTCGCCCGGCGCGGCCTCGCCAACCCCTTTGAGGGCACAGAGCGCGAGGCGGTCGACGCGCTCGAAGCGCTGCTGCTCAAGGTTGTGGGCGATCGTATGGTGGCCGATGTGCCCCTGGGTGCCTTTTTGTCCGGGGGCATCGACTCCTCCACCGTCGTTGCCCTGATGCAGGCGCAGTCCGAGCGCCCGATCAAGACCTTCTCCATCGGGTATCACGAGGGGGCGTACAACGAAGCGGCCCACGCCGCCGAGGTCGCGCGCCACCTGGGCACCGACCACACCGAGCGCTACGTCTCACCGGACGATGCCTTTGCGGTGCTTCCCGATCTTCCCACGCTTTTTGATGAGCCTTTTGCCGACTCCTCGCAGATCCCGACCTTTCTGGTCAGCAAACTCGCGCGCGAGTCGGTGATCGTGAGCCTCTCGGGCGACGGGGGCGATGAGCTCTTTGCCGGCTACAACCGCCACCTCTGGGGGCCCCGGGTCGCCGCAATGCACCGGCTGCCCTACCCCTTGCGCCGCGCATTGAGCCGCGCGCTCCAGGCCCCACAGCCGGCCCAGATCGACACGATCTATGCGGCGGTGGAGCCCTTTTTGCCCGACGCGCTGAAGATGCGCCTCCCTGGCGAGAAGATGCAAAAAGTCGCGACGCTGCTGGGCTTGCGCGACGCCGAGGCGCTGTACCTGCACCTGCGCTCAAACATCGCCGATCCGGCCACCTACATTCGGGGCATCGACCACCACCTGCCCGCCGAGATCGCTGCCCCGCCGGGGGCCTCCGCGGCCGAAGCGATGATGTTCCGCGACCAGTGCTCCTACATGCCCGATGATGTGCTCACCAAGGTCGACCGCGCCTCGATGGCCGTCGGGCTGGAGGCGCGCGTGCCCCTGCTCGACCACCGCCTGGTGGAGTTCGCCTGGAGCCTTCCCCTGGGTTTGAAACTTCAAAACAGCACGACCAAATGGGTGCTGCGCCAGGTGCTCTACCGCCACGTACCCCAATCGCTCATCGACCGCCCCAAGATGGGATTTGGCGTGCCCATCGACAGCTGGCTGCGCGGCCCGCTGCGCCAATGGGCCGGCGATCTGCTCTCGCCGGACGCGCTGCGCCGCCAGGGTTTTCTCAACCCCGAGCCCGTGCAGAAGCTCTGGGATGAGCACCTCAGCGGCGCCAGCAACCACTCCCATAAGCTCTGGAATCTATTGAGTTTTCAGGCGTGGTTAACGCATGGCATCGAGACCCCCGAGAAGGTGCGAGGTCGCGAGGCGATGCCCGCGTAA
- a CDS encoding glycosyltransferase family 4 protein, with protein MDATQSGPPSTSTSTAGRPVKVCHIITGLGTGGAETMLTRLIEGRDPRRFPTTVISLMDRGQMAERLEAAGAPVETLNLNRGRPTPAALFRLRRLVEHHNPDVIHAWMYHANLGIMAGLGRPFAWNIRQCVYDLADESRGTQAVIRLGGLLSPQASAIVYNSRLSRIQHRALGYSERRDEVIPNGFDTATFRPSEEDYREVRRELGLPTATPLIGMVGRLHPIKDHPNLLAAMTIVAAEHPQARLVLVGRGLTEDNVELMDQLRALDLHDRVILLGERRDIPRITAAFDVAVLSSKSEGFPNVVGEAMACGVPAAVTDVGDAAWLLGEAGRVVPPQDSVQLARAISELLAMDEVARRQLGQKGRRRIVENFSLGAIVARYHALYARLAGVRFEAPAYAPPSATEPHAADSQALPTPQTQNASESADAEP; from the coding sequence ATGGACGCCACGCAATCAGGTCCTCCCTCGACCTCGACTTCAACGGCAGGGCGACCGGTCAAGGTATGCCACATCATCACCGGCCTGGGAACCGGGGGGGCCGAGACCATGCTGACTCGCCTGATAGAAGGCCGCGATCCCCGCCGCTTTCCGACCACGGTGATAAGCCTGATGGATCGCGGTCAGATGGCCGAGCGCCTGGAAGCCGCCGGCGCTCCGGTTGAGACTCTGAACCTAAACCGCGGACGCCCCACTCCGGCCGCCCTCTTTCGACTGCGCCGGCTGGTCGAGCATCATAACCCCGACGTGATTCACGCCTGGATGTACCACGCCAACCTCGGGATCATGGCCGGCCTGGGCCGCCCCTTTGCCTGGAACATCCGCCAGTGCGTCTACGACCTGGCCGATGAGAGCCGGGGCACCCAGGCGGTGATTCGCCTGGGCGGGCTCTTGAGCCCGCAGGCCAGCGCCATCGTCTACAACTCCCGGCTCAGCCGCATTCAGCACCGCGCGCTGGGCTACAGTGAGCGGCGCGATGAGGTGATCCCCAACGGCTTTGACACCGCCACCTTTCGGCCCTCCGAGGAAGACTACCGCGAGGTGCGCCGCGAGCTGGGGCTTCCCACCGCCACGCCACTCATCGGCATGGTCGGCAGGCTTCATCCCATCAAAGATCACCCCAACCTCCTCGCCGCCATGACGATCGTGGCCGCCGAGCACCCCCAGGCGCGCCTGGTGCTCGTGGGACGCGGGCTCACCGAGGATAACGTCGAGCTGATGGACCAGCTGCGCGCCCTCGATCTCCACGATCGTGTGATCCTGCTCGGGGAGCGCCGCGACATCCCGCGCATCACCGCTGCGTTTGATGTGGCGGTGCTCAGCTCGAAGAGTGAGGGCTTCCCCAACGTGGTCGGTGAGGCGATGGCCTGTGGGGTGCCCGCCGCGGTCACCGACGTGGGCGATGCGGCCTGGCTTTTAGGTGAAGCCGGGCGCGTGGTGCCACCTCAAGATAGCGTGCAGCTGGCGCGGGCGATAAGCGAGCTATTGGCGATGGACGAGGTGGCGAGGCGGCAGCTGGGCCAGAAAGGACGCCGGCGTATCGTCGAAAACTTCTCTCTGGGAGCCATCGTGGCGCGCTACCACGCCCTCTACGCCCGCCTGGCGGGAGTCCGCTTCGAGGCGCCGGCCTACGCCCCACCTTCGGCCACGGAGCCCCACGCAGCCGATTCGCAAGCGCTCCCAACCCCTCAAACGCAAAACGCCTCAGAGTCGGCCGACGCCGAGCCCTGA
- a CDS encoding polysaccharide biosynthesis protein — MTLSSLFSWLGQLPRLPRWARLGIIASLHLGFFALAYLLAFLIRFDYAIPTPYQTAMWAGLLPLLATKAVVFGALRMFQGWWKYVSLYDVLALARALALASLAYLALNVMVLTPADFPRSIYLLDFALSLILLGGARGSLRLLREKLATWGDDRPAVPVLISGAGDTGETLVREISKNRQIVYQPVGFVDDDPYKHGLRIHGVPVLGPIDKLAQLVEKHGVEELIIAMPSASRDQIRRVVEQAQRAGVKTRIVPAFEAVVEGKVSVNALRDVAITDLLGRAPVELDTYAIGRSLEGKRVLVTGAGGSIGSEICRQVVRFNPERLILLDCAETPLFFIHRELSEQHDDKLFAAIGNVTDAERMRQVFEQHRPDVVLHAAAYKHVPLMEEHPALAVQNNIGGTEIVANLAAEYKVARFVLISTDKAVNPTSVMGATKRVAELLVRHLNHTCATTRFSVVRFGNVLGSNGSVIPIFRQQIARGGPVTVTHPEMTRYFMTIPEATQLVLQAATFKQGDLFILDMGEPVKIVDLARDMIRLSGFSEDEIPIDFCGVRPGEKLFEELTLDREEVDTTAHAKIFMGKEPADLLVEMEDAFDALMSAGRAGDDQSVRAGLEALIPTYRPSAPSSKVIRIESGRHKALSKV, encoded by the coding sequence ATGACGTTATCATCGCTCTTCTCGTGGCTGGGGCAGCTGCCGAGGCTTCCGCGCTGGGCGCGCTTAGGCATCATCGCCTCGCTGCATCTGGGCTTTTTTGCGCTGGCCTACCTGCTCGCCTTCCTTATCCGCTTCGATTACGCGATCCCGACGCCCTACCAGACGGCGATGTGGGCGGGGCTTTTGCCGCTCTTGGCCACCAAGGCGGTGGTCTTCGGGGCGCTGCGCATGTTTCAGGGGTGGTGGAAGTATGTGAGCCTCTACGATGTGCTCGCGCTGGCACGGGCGCTGGCGCTGGCCTCACTGGCCTATCTGGCGCTCAACGTGATGGTGCTCACCCCGGCTGATTTTCCCCGCTCGATCTACCTGCTCGACTTTGCGCTCTCACTGATCTTGCTGGGCGGCGCGCGCGGCAGCCTGCGACTTCTGCGCGAGAAGCTGGCCACCTGGGGCGACGATCGCCCGGCGGTGCCGGTGCTCATCTCCGGCGCTGGCGATACCGGTGAGACCCTGGTGCGGGAGATCTCGAAGAACCGGCAGATCGTGTATCAGCCGGTGGGTTTTGTAGACGACGATCCCTACAAGCACGGCCTGCGCATTCACGGTGTGCCGGTGCTCGGCCCCATCGACAAGCTCGCGCAGCTCGTCGAAAAGCACGGGGTCGAGGAGCTGATCATCGCCATGCCCTCGGCCAGCCGCGACCAGATCCGCCGGGTGGTGGAGCAGGCGCAGCGCGCCGGCGTAAAAACCCGCATCGTCCCGGCCTTTGAAGCCGTGGTCGAAGGCAAAGTCTCGGTCAACGCGCTGCGCGACGTGGCGATCACTGACCTTCTGGGGCGCGCGCCGGTGGAGCTGGATACCTACGCCATCGGCCGCTCGCTGGAAGGGAAACGCGTGCTTGTGACCGGCGCCGGCGGCTCCATCGGCTCGGAGATCTGCCGGCAGGTGGTGCGTTTTAACCCCGAGCGCCTCATCTTGCTGGACTGCGCCGAGACGCCCCTCTTTTTCATTCATCGCGAGCTCAGCGAGCAGCACGACGACAAGCTCTTTGCGGCCATCGGCAACGTGACCGACGCGGAGCGCATGCGTCAGGTCTTTGAGCAGCATCGCCCCGATGTGGTGTTGCACGCCGCGGCCTACAAGCATGTCCCGCTGATGGAGGAGCACCCGGCGCTGGCGGTGCAGAACAACATCGGCGGCACCGAGATCGTCGCAAACCTTGCCGCCGAGTATAAGGTCGCGCGTTTTGTGCTCATCTCCACCGATAAGGCCGTCAACCCCACCAGCGTGATGGGGGCGACCAAGCGGGTGGCCGAGCTTCTGGTGCGCCACCTCAACCACACCTGCGCCACCACGCGTTTTAGCGTCGTGCGTTTTGGCAACGTGCTGGGCTCCAACGGCAGCGTGATCCCCATCTTCCGCCAGCAGATCGCCCGCGGCGGCCCGGTCACGGTGACCCACCCGGAGATGACCCGCTACTTTATGACGATCCCCGAGGCCACCCAGCTTGTGCTGCAGGCGGCGACCTTCAAGCAGGGCGATCTTTTCATTCTGGATATGGGCGAGCCGGTTAAGATCGTGGATCTGGCGCGCGATATGATTCGGCTCAGCGGGTTTAGCGAAGACGAGATCCCCATCGACTTCTGCGGGGTGCGCCCTGGCGAGAAGCTCTTTGAGGAGTTGACGCTGGATCGCGAGGAGGTCGACACCACGGCGCACGCCAAGATCTTTATGGGCAAAGAGCCCGCCGACCTGCTCGTGGAGATGGAAGACGCCTTCGACGCGCTGATGAGCGCGGGCCGCGCGGGCGACGATCAGAGCGTGCGCGCGGGGCTGGAAGCGCTGATTCCGACCTACCGACCGAGCGCGCCGTCGAGCAAGGTGATTCGCATTGAGAGCGGGCGGCATAAGGCGCTGAGCAAGGTGTAA
- a CDS encoding alpha-ketoacid dehydrogenase subunit beta — translation MTTSTAATTTVLKSLNGAMHAMMEADERVLLIGEDLLDPYGGAFKVARGLSERFPERVLTTPISEAGFVGVAAGMAMRGMRPIVEIMFGDFLMLAADQLLNHISKYRWMYNDQVHVPLVIRAPMGARRGYGPTHSQSVEKHILGMPGLHVVAPSVLHDAGALLRAAVLDDLSPVVFVENKLMYARRQMSAEGGRIGDLFARATSERYPTTTVSWEPFDRADVTLVAYGGMVELALEAAETLFFEDELVVEVVAPSSLQPLDLAPILDSLKRSGKLVVCEEGTAGAGFGAEVISRVSAEGFSLLKSAPKRVAARDYPIANTRSLEDMILPQVADLVRSCRSG, via the coding sequence ATGACGACTTCGACAGCGGCAACGACCACGGTGCTCAAGTCCTTAAACGGCGCGATGCACGCGATGATGGAGGCCGATGAGCGCGTGCTGCTCATCGGCGAAGATCTGCTCGACCCCTACGGCGGGGCCTTTAAGGTGGCCCGCGGGCTCTCGGAGCGTTTTCCGGAGCGGGTCTTAACCACACCCATCAGCGAGGCGGGCTTTGTGGGGGTGGCCGCCGGCATGGCGATGCGCGGGATGCGCCCCATCGTTGAGATCATGTTCGGCGATTTTTTGATGCTTGCCGCCGACCAGCTCCTCAACCACATCAGCAAATACCGCTGGATGTACAACGACCAGGTCCACGTCCCGCTCGTGATCCGCGCCCCGATGGGCGCCCGCCGCGGCTACGGGCCGACGCATAGCCAGAGCGTGGAGAAGCATATTCTGGGGATGCCCGGCCTGCACGTGGTCGCCCCGAGCGTGCTGCACGACGCCGGCGCCCTCTTGCGCGCCGCGGTCCTCGATGACTTAAGCCCGGTAGTCTTTGTCGAAAACAAGCTGATGTACGCCCGGCGTCAGATGAGCGCCGAGGGCGGCCGCATCGGCGACCTTTTCGCGCGCGCGACCTCCGAGCGCTACCCCACCACCACCGTGAGCTGGGAGCCTTTCGACCGGGCCGATGTCACGCTGGTGGCCTACGGCGGGATGGTGGAGCTCGCGCTGGAGGCTGCCGAGACGCTCTTTTTTGAAGACGAGCTTGTGGTCGAAGTTGTGGCACCCTCGAGCCTGCAACCGCTCGACCTTGCGCCGATTCTCGACTCGCTCAAACGCAGCGGCAAACTCGTCGTCTGCGAAGAGGGCACCGCCGGCGCGGGCTTTGGCGCCGAGGTGATCTCCAGGGTGAGCGCCGAGGGGTTTTCGCTTCTCAAAAGTGCGCCGAAGCGTGTGGCGGCGCGCGATTATCCCATCGCGAATACGCGATCGCTTGAAGATATGATCTTGCCGCAAGTCGCCGATCTGGTGAGGTCGTGTCGATCGGGCTAA
- a CDS encoding formylglycine-generating enzyme family protein: MISLAAGCSSEPAPTPEPDSSFDAAEDAQPEDADAQPEDADAQPEDADAQPEDADAQPGDADAQPEDADAQPEDADAQPEDADADATDATDADASDSDAGATDADLDATDADGDTDSADASDSDADTDADPILTVPTCTADVDCTEGHCSNGVCTPEGHVYLPPATYTRGAPTTERGFHEDRENGEHTAVLTRGFYMKTTTVTQGEWLDVMGGSNPAYFAACGGDCPIEHITWWEALAYANALSASEGLEACYNLQGCVGRAIGTGCYPTDRDEGQICSGYYCDKDLLAPLDLDCNGYRLPTEAEWEYAARGGTTTAFITPSGDLTEWGPSPVDPEMDQIAWYIGNSAVTYPTGYDCSTDPDNPIPCGTHPVAQKAPNGFGLYDMTGNVWELVWDWAGDYPEPGTTVTDPTGPATGIGRRMRGGTYVSGGQYLRVAYRTKIGEASRLPFIGFRLVRTVTPAQD, from the coding sequence GTGATCAGTCTGGCCGCCGGCTGCTCCTCGGAGCCCGCTCCCACCCCAGAGCCGGATAGCAGCTTCGACGCCGCCGAAGACGCTCAGCCCGAAGACGCTGACGCTCAGCCCGAAGACGCTGACGCTCAGCCCGAAGACGCTGACGCTCAGCCCGAAGACGCTGACGCTCAGCCCGGAGACGCTGACGCTCAGCCCGAAGATGCCGACGCTCAGCCCGAAGACGCTGACGCTCAGCCCGAAGATGCCGACGCAGACGCCACGGACGCCACCGACGCCGACGCCTCCGACTCGGACGCCGGCGCCACCGACGCTGATCTCGATGCCACCGACGCCGATGGGGATACAGACTCCGCAGACGCCTCCGACTCGGACGCCGACACTGACGCCGATCCCATTCTCACCGTCCCCACATGCACCGCGGACGTAGACTGCACCGAAGGCCACTGCTCCAACGGCGTCTGCACCCCCGAGGGTCATGTTTATCTGCCGCCCGCCACCTACACTCGCGGCGCCCCGACCACCGAGCGCGGCTTTCACGAAGATCGCGAGAACGGTGAGCATACCGCCGTGCTCACCCGCGGCTTCTATATGAAAACCACCACCGTCACCCAGGGGGAATGGCTGGATGTGATGGGCGGCTCCAACCCCGCCTATTTCGCCGCCTGCGGCGGCGACTGCCCGATTGAGCACATCACCTGGTGGGAGGCTCTCGCGTACGCCAACGCCCTCTCGGCCTCCGAGGGTCTGGAGGCTTGCTACAACCTCCAGGGCTGCGTCGGTCGCGCCATCGGCACGGGCTGCTACCCCACCGATCGTGATGAGGGTCAGATCTGCAGTGGTTACTACTGCGACAAGGACCTGCTGGCGCCGCTGGACCTCGACTGCAACGGCTACCGCCTGCCCACCGAGGCCGAATGGGAATACGCCGCTCGCGGCGGCACCACCACCGCCTTTATCACCCCCTCCGGCGACCTCACCGAGTGGGGCCCCTCCCCGGTTGACCCCGAGATGGATCAGATCGCCTGGTACATCGGCAACTCCGCGGTGACTTACCCCACCGGTTACGACTGCTCCACTGATCCCGACAACCCCATTCCTTGCGGCACGCACCCGGTCGCCCAGAAAGCTCCCAACGGCTTTGGCCTCTACGACATGACCGGCAACGTATGGGAGCTGGTCTGGGACTGGGCCGGCGACTACCCCGAGCCCGGCACCACCGTCACCGACCCCACCGGACCCGCAACCGGCATTGGGCGCCGCATGCGCGGCGGCACCTACGTCAGTGGCGGCCAATATCTGCGCGTGGCCTACCGCACCAAAATCGGCGAAGCTTCGCGACTGCCCTTTATTGGTTTTCGCCTGGTCCGCACCGTCACTCCCGCTCAGGATTGA
- a CDS encoding thiamine pyrophosphate-dependent dehydrogenase E1 component subunit alpha yields MSQPVERGDIANPRARFERDGRPLRTKLFEQMMLIRRFEERLLELFGEGELFGTTHCYIGQEADAVGVINHLQDGDIIFSNHRCHGHFLVYGDRPELLMAELMGRVTGVVGGRGGSQHICFENFYTNGIQGGFMPTVTGMALAEKMKGSGNIAVAFIGDGTLGQGVLYEALNMASLWSVPLLVVVENNRWAQSTPVERELAGDMVARGRAFGIDAGEIDSTDAEELFGHFGDIIAKVRNEQRPHFEVIHTYRLCHHSKSDDMRPEEEIERFRKDEPLIGARAWLDEDEARAIEARIEARVEAAVRWSREQPFPTPRHLDERVARPAPMAFEASASDAGEGA; encoded by the coding sequence ATGAGTCAGCCAGTCGAGAGAGGCGATATCGCCAACCCCCGCGCGCGTTTTGAGCGCGACGGGCGGCCGCTTCGCACCAAACTTTTTGAGCAGATGATGCTCATCCGCCGCTTTGAAGAGCGCCTGCTGGAGCTCTTTGGCGAGGGGGAGCTTTTTGGCACCACGCACTGCTACATCGGTCAGGAGGCCGACGCGGTGGGGGTGATCAACCATCTTCAGGATGGCGACATCATCTTTAGCAACCACCGCTGCCACGGGCATTTTCTGGTCTACGGCGACCGACCGGAGCTCTTGATGGCCGAGCTGATGGGCAGGGTCACCGGCGTGGTCGGCGGTCGCGGGGGAAGCCAGCATATCTGCTTTGAGAACTTTTATACCAACGGCATCCAGGGCGGCTTCATGCCCACGGTCACCGGCATGGCGCTGGCCGAGAAGATGAAGGGCAGCGGCAACATCGCCGTGGCCTTTATCGGCGACGGGACGCTGGGCCAGGGCGTGCTTTATGAGGCGCTGAATATGGCCAGCCTCTGGAGCGTGCCTCTCCTCGTCGTCGTTGAAAACAACCGTTGGGCGCAGTCCACACCGGTGGAGCGGGAGCTGGCGGGCGATATGGTCGCCCGCGGCCGCGCCTTTGGCATCGACGCCGGCGAGATCGATTCCACCGACGCCGAGGAGCTTTTTGGGCATTTCGGCGACATCATCGCGAAGGTGCGCAACGAGCAGCGCCCGCATTTTGAGGTGATTCACACCTACCGCCTCTGTCACCACTCCAAGAGCGATGATATGCGGCCGGAAGAGGAGATCGAGCGCTTTCGCAAAGACGAGCCGCTCATCGGCGCGCGCGCCTGGCTCGACGAAGACGAGGCCCGGGCGATTGAGGCCAGGATTGAGGCCCGGGTGGAGGCGGCGGTGCGCTGGAGTCGGGAGCAGCCCTTCCCCACCCCGCGACATCTCGATGAGAGGGTGGCGCGACCGGCGCCCATGGCTTTTGAGGCGTCGGCGAGCGACGCCGGGGAGGGAGCATGA